In Clostridium swellfunianum, a genomic segment contains:
- a CDS encoding YheC/YheD family protein: MVDIEKKSRPILGILIDEVHHEKRLINKLNKSEFKYYLEACNDIGALAYIFTLNGIDIANSRVRGYIPSMDIYNKIIIKERWLPIPDLILNRALVPAASSKYKKLSALLNTFPNIEIVNRISRVNKWVMHKILMNNTLINKYLPKTVLFSGINSLVNMLREFPCVYLKPIGRSLGLGIIRILRENENKYKAEYRLKKVNHSISGSLDDILIKLRPIMGKWTYIVQQGIPLASYKGSIFDIRVCMQKDETGDWSAPRWMIRSAKAENVVTNIAAGGRGLQVEYVISKLFEEKSSLIIEEIKNAGLQISKIIEKSFTGIADIGIDLGITKDGKLYFIEANLRQSRLSSVNKGEYPKWRNTFRKPIYYLNYLYELKQNSRKL, from the coding sequence ATGGTTGATATAGAAAAGAAATCAAGGCCAATACTTGGAATTTTGATAGATGAGGTACATCATGAAAAGAGGCTAATAAACAAACTCAACAAGAGTGAATTTAAGTACTACTTGGAGGCCTGCAATGATATTGGAGCACTTGCCTATATCTTTACTTTAAATGGAATAGATATAGCTAACAGTAGGGTTAGAGGATATATTCCCTCTATGGATATATATAATAAAATTATAATCAAGGAACGATGGCTCCCTATACCAGACCTGATTCTAAACAGAGCCTTGGTACCTGCTGCTTCCTCAAAATATAAAAAACTAAGTGCTTTACTAAACACCTTTCCTAATATTGAAATAGTAAATAGAATTTCAAGAGTAAATAAGTGGGTAATGCACAAAATATTAATGAATAATACCTTAATTAATAAATATTTGCCAAAGACAGTATTGTTTAGTGGTATAAATTCTTTGGTCAATATGTTAAGAGAATTTCCTTGTGTATATCTAAAGCCTATTGGTAGAAGTCTGGGCTTAGGTATTATAAGGATTTTGAGAGAAAATGAAAATAAATATAAAGCAGAATATAGGCTAAAAAAAGTTAATCATTCTATAAGTGGTTCACTAGATGATATATTGATCAAGCTAAGGCCAATAATGGGTAAATGGACTTATATCGTTCAACAAGGTATTCCATTAGCAAGTTATAAGGGAAGTATCTTTGATATAAGAGTATGCATGCAAAAGGACGAAACTGGGGATTGGAGTGCGCCAAGATGGATGATTAGATCTGCAAAAGCTGAGAATGTAGTAACTAATATTGCAGCTGGTGGCAGAGGCTTGCAGGTAGAATATGTTATAAGCAAACTTTTTGAAGAAAAATCAAGCTTAATTATAGAAGAAATAAAAAACGCTGGTCTTCAAATAAGTAAAATTATTGAAAAGTCCTTTACAGGAATTGCAGACATAGGTATAGATTTAGGTATTACAAAGGATGGAAAACTCTATTTTATTGAAGCTAATCTTCGCCAGTCAAGATTGTCTAGTGTTAATAAAGGCGAATATCCAAAGTGGAGAAATACCTTTAGAAAGCCTATCTACTATCTGAATTACCTTTATGAGCTTAAACAAAATAGTAGGAAACTATAA
- a CDS encoding CsxC family protein, protein MDNKKINQASSIKQNNCECSNDKEECKGEVIDSYTINECISTSSEKFPHYKVPVIISEFTAQIDLESRIKLCEPAIEIKRIKKNVFLTQCRLVAGTRKVFISGYVRKNIEYATMNCYNNSAICGDIKHTTVHVPFKCVTEIMKMREPEIHPNEPSKMLNYYDENNMGSSMKEIDMFSEEIFNEKVYCELVSAKIYEADIIEDCKNISSALREHTFQNFIEKEVIYLTIKLLQNQQICEEREPKCPSYYDWMEQQEC, encoded by the coding sequence ATGGATAACAAAAAAATAAACCAAGCAAGCAGTATTAAACAAAATAACTGCGAATGCAGCAATGATAAAGAGGAATGCAAGGGTGAAGTTATTGATTCCTATACAATTAACGAATGCATAAGTACATCTTCTGAAAAATTCCCACACTATAAGGTACCAGTTATTATCTCAGAGTTTACAGCACAGATTGACTTAGAATCGAGGATTAAGCTGTGTGAACCGGCGATTGAAATTAAGAGAATTAAAAAGAATGTATTTTTAACTCAATGCAGGCTTGTTGCTGGAACAAGAAAGGTTTTTATAAGTGGATATGTTAGAAAAAATATTGAGTATGCCACAATGAACTGCTATAATAACTCGGCAATATGTGGAGATATAAAGCATACAACAGTTCATGTACCTTTCAAGTGTGTAACTGAAATTATGAAGATGAGAGAACCAGAAATTCATCCTAATGAGCCTTCTAAAATGTTGAATTATTATGATGAAAATAATATGGGAAGCAGTATGAAGGAAATTGATATGTTTAGCGAGGAAATTTTCAATGAAAAGGTATATTGTGAGCTTGTAAGTGCAAAAATTTATGAAGCTGATATAATAGAAGATTGTAAAAATATAAGCTCTGCTCTGAGGGAGCATACATTCCAAAACTTTATTGAAAAAGAAGTAATATATCTGACAATAAAGCTTCTGCAAAACCAGCAAATTTGTGAAGAAAGAGAGCCAAAGTGCCCAAGCTACTATGATTGGATGGAACAGCAGGAGTGTTAG
- a CDS encoding YheC/YheD family protein: MVNRIKITYVDSQDIQSCYLTKEQAYKYNLEDRNEYVIINIGICSIKLKKHILRDTEKGIETLCLSSDIKEKLYIDEGTIMQISAAEDGILEIGPYIGIFINQSKIEMLTEGNEIYEYTWFDKTSKHLYGYSYFFSIEGIDWDKCLIKGVVNINGRWIFKTCLFPKVIYDRNVENNSRIESFELRERLCGRCKIINSIAKLTKLSTIKVLEKNEKLVNLIPQTVKCNSCKDIERVMESYRSVYLKPDSLSKGKGVYKITKKSDNHYKVEYRTAERNHVVTLNDIEEIDILLEQYSENGGGYIIQKEINKALFRGNTFDLRVLFQKDYSGTWKLSGIAARIAAEGSIITSPRSGGVVEDFSIILKEVFGQEPSSKGGIYERLVYFGREICSSIEKAFGDCVELGLDMAIDINHKIWIIEVNGKPLMVSLKRLNNPEIMARCLRRPIEYAASLTNFASWDTSNKY; encoded by the coding sequence TTGGTTAATAGAATTAAGATAACTTATGTTGACTCTCAGGATATACAATCATGTTACTTAACGAAAGAACAAGCCTATAAATATAACCTAGAGGATAGAAATGAATACGTTATTATAAATATAGGAATATGCAGTATTAAGTTAAAAAAGCACATATTAAGAGATACTGAAAAAGGGATAGAAACACTCTGCTTATCCAGCGATATTAAAGAAAAATTATATATAGATGAAGGAACCATAATGCAAATTTCAGCTGCTGAGGATGGAATATTAGAGATAGGACCATATATAGGTATATTTATTAACCAGTCTAAAATTGAAATGCTGACAGAAGGCAATGAGATATATGAATATACTTGGTTTGATAAAACTTCCAAACACTTATATGGTTATAGCTATTTTTTCTCTATTGAAGGTATTGATTGGGATAAGTGTCTAATTAAAGGGGTAGTAAATATAAACGGCAGGTGGATTTTTAAAACATGTTTATTTCCTAAGGTTATTTATGATAGGAATGTAGAAAATAACAGCCGCATTGAAAGCTTTGAGCTTCGCGAAAGATTATGCGGCAGATGTAAAATTATAAACAGTATTGCTAAACTAACTAAACTATCTACAATAAAAGTATTAGAAAAAAATGAGAAGTTAGTTAATCTTATACCTCAAACTGTAAAATGCAATTCATGTAAAGATATAGAGCGGGTTATGGAAAGTTACCGTAGTGTTTATCTAAAGCCAGATAGCCTTAGCAAGGGAAAAGGTGTGTACAAGATTACTAAAAAATCTGATAACCATTATAAAGTAGAATATAGGACAGCAGAGAGAAATCACGTGGTTACATTAAATGATATTGAGGAAATAGATATACTGTTAGAGCAGTACAGCGAGAATGGCGGGGGATATATTATACAAAAGGAAATAAACAAAGCTTTGTTTAGAGGAAATACCTTCGATTTAAGGGTTCTGTTTCAAAAGGACTACAGCGGCACTTGGAAGCTTAGTGGCATAGCCGCTCGTATTGCAGCTGAAGGAAGTATAATAACAAGTCCAAGAAGCGGCGGAGTAGTTGAAGATTTTTCAATTATCCTAAAGGAAGTGTTTGGACAAGAGCCTTCTTCAAAAGGAGGAATATATGAAAGACTTGTTTATTTCGGTAGAGAAATTTGCAGCTCTATAGAAAAGGCGTTTGGAGATTGTGTTGAACTGGGACTTGATATGGCTATAGATATAAATCATAAAATATGGATTATTGAAGTAAATGGAAAACCGTTAATGGTTAGCTTGAAGCGCTTAAACAATCCTGAAATTATGGCTAGGTGCCTAAGGAGGCCAATTGAGTATGCTGCAAGCCTTACAAACTTTGCTTCCTGGGATACAAGTAATAAATATTAA
- a CDS encoding YheC/YheD family protein, with protein sequence MHVITKKLSINTHLNTCLLPRNIFNSLNLSTETIYTFHFGLSISTCSIGFLETDDNIMYVSEGLLNSLNLFQGAATNIWRKDTSIYLGPVIGILFHREYIRSLLKGSFNYFAVEHTNASLSENCICYYFSPLDIDWKNKRVKGIVYTPELKKCDTYWLPLPNILYDRISSINRNRNSLIARTRRKFKNTPGVKLINSLNVLGKLETYEALVKYTKTKDYLPETIIYSSFNDAIRMLNKNNLIFIKSCYGFGGREVLSIEKACDKYKLNYYHRGPQEIISNNINEVQELVTKFVSNKKFIIQRGINLLKYKGSNMDIRIFVMKNQFGSWESIFKGARIAKQDFRMTNTHAGGVYAMYEQIYDELVEHYELTRIPSPEKLNLISTMLASYIEKKMGKFGEIGLDIGIDLDGAVWLIEANSKPDKELEHDILDINGSPWVKLVPKFYTGTMNNENIQPQALGIFKYAKFLSGTYEE encoded by the coding sequence GTGCATGTTATCACTAAAAAACTCTCTATAAATACACATTTAAATACCTGTCTACTACCTAGGAATATATTTAATTCCTTAAATTTATCTACAGAAACCATATATACTTTTCACTTTGGACTCTCAATATCAACCTGTTCAATAGGCTTTTTAGAAACTGATGATAACATTATGTATGTTTCTGAGGGTTTACTTAACTCATTAAACCTTTTTCAGGGTGCTGCAACGAATATCTGGCGGAAAGATACAAGTATCTATCTAGGACCTGTTATTGGGATACTCTTTCATAGAGAATATATAAGATCATTATTAAAAGGGAGCTTTAATTATTTTGCAGTAGAGCATACTAATGCCAGCTTGTCGGAGAATTGTATATGTTACTATTTTTCCCCACTTGATATTGATTGGAAAAACAAAAGAGTTAAGGGAATTGTCTATACGCCTGAACTAAAGAAGTGTGATACTTACTGGCTGCCTTTACCTAATATCTTGTATGATAGAATATCATCTATTAATAGGAATAGAAATTCCTTAATCGCTAGAACTAGAAGAAAGTTTAAAAACACACCAGGTGTAAAACTAATAAATAGTTTGAATGTGCTGGGAAAACTTGAAACATATGAAGCACTTGTAAAGTATACAAAAACAAAAGACTATTTACCTGAAACAATTATTTACTCTAGCTTTAATGATGCTATACGCATGCTAAATAAAAATAATCTTATATTCATAAAATCCTGTTATGGGTTCGGCGGTAGAGAAGTTCTTTCCATAGAGAAGGCTTGCGACAAATACAAACTCAATTATTATCATAGGGGGCCACAGGAGATTATTTCAAATAATATAAATGAAGTGCAGGAACTAGTTACAAAATTTGTGAGTAACAAAAAATTTATCATTCAGAGAGGTATAAATTTACTAAAATATAAGGGATCTAATATGGATATACGAATATTTGTTATGAAAAATCAGTTTGGCAGCTGGGAGTCCATTTTTAAAGGAGCGCGTATAGCAAAGCAAGATTTTAGGATGACTAATACTCATGCCGGTGGCGTATACGCTATGTATGAACAAATATACGATGAGTTGGTAGAGCATTATGAGCTTACCAGAATACCTAGCCCTGAAAAACTTAATTTGATTTCTACTATGCTTGCATCCTATATTGAAAAGAAAATGGGTAAGTTTGGAGAGATAGGACTTGATATTGGAATTGATTTAGATGGAGCCGTGTGGTTAATTGAAGCTAATTCTAAGCCGGATAAGGAATTAGAACATGATATATTGGATATTAACGGAAGCCCTTGGGTTAAGCTGGTACCAAAATTTTACACAGGAACTATGAATAATGAAAATATTCAGCCTCAAGCACTTGGAATATTTAAATATGCCAAGTTTCTTTCAGGCACATATGAAGAGTAA
- a CDS encoding YheC/YheD family protein, with product MNKFLSYNNFEVKNVVVCIKRLSGDTDSNLCIISNSIFYKLKLTEHKLYTVHVGLVTQDTLIQPSKDENKNIYLSENLFNKLSLLENLNLNIWKSDEDIYIGPVVGILFPIGKNNTDSSKLSPFIKEHIKASQVENCIGYLFSSRHIDWINKRIKGFTYIPDLNKCDYCWLPLPNVLYDRVVGDNKRKGCAIMRAREKFKTFSDAKFINNLNMIGKWEAYKVLAKYEEPKEYLPETIAYSSFEDVIYMINKYNFIFMKSQYGCGGKEVFSLERVDNRYKLSYFKRRQRELFLDDLDEVCKFTTKFVGNKHFIIQHGIRLLTFNGCNMDIRMYIVKNELGVWESVFNGARVSKGNFKLTNANAGGTYAAYEQLYPLLKEQHGLIEVPSTKKLSKVTILLAHYLEQELGSFGEIGFDIGIDVNGRIWMLEANSKPSKKVSPKSVDINGNPLVEVINSLYEGTMKNDTVLPQALAIFKYGKFLSGINSSQVNFSHH from the coding sequence ATGAATAAATTTTTAAGTTACAATAATTTTGAGGTGAAAAATGTGGTAGTATGCATCAAACGGCTTTCTGGTGATACTGATTCCAATTTGTGCATCATTTCTAACAGTATATTTTATAAACTAAAACTCACTGAGCATAAATTGTATACTGTTCACGTTGGCTTAGTAACACAAGATACTCTTATACAGCCTTCTAAGGATGAAAATAAAAATATATACTTATCAGAAAACTTATTTAACAAACTATCTCTCTTAGAAAATCTAAATCTTAATATATGGAAAAGTGATGAAGATATTTATATAGGGCCTGTAGTTGGAATCCTCTTTCCTATAGGCAAAAATAATACAGATTCAAGTAAACTAAGTCCATTTATAAAGGAGCATATTAAAGCTAGCCAAGTTGAAAATTGTATCGGCTATTTATTTTCATCAAGGCATATTGATTGGATAAATAAAAGAATAAAAGGTTTTACCTATATCCCCGATTTAAACAAATGTGATTATTGCTGGCTTCCCCTGCCAAATGTCTTATATGACAGAGTAGTTGGTGATAATAAAAGAAAAGGCTGTGCAATTATGCGAGCAAGGGAAAAATTTAAAACTTTTTCGGATGCAAAATTTATAAACAACTTGAACATGATTGGAAAATGGGAGGCATATAAGGTTCTTGCAAAGTATGAAGAACCAAAAGAGTATCTTCCTGAAACAATTGCCTATAGCAGCTTCGAAGATGTTATTTACATGATAAATAAATATAACTTTATATTTATGAAATCTCAATATGGCTGTGGTGGAAAAGAGGTTTTTTCGTTAGAAAGAGTGGATAACAGATATAAACTTAGCTATTTTAAACGCAGACAAAGAGAATTATTTTTGGATGATTTAGATGAGGTTTGCAAGTTTACTACAAAATTTGTAGGCAATAAACATTTTATTATTCAGCACGGTATAAGGCTGCTAACCTTTAATGGATGCAATATGGATATACGCATGTATATTGTAAAGAATGAACTGGGAGTTTGGGAGTCTGTGTTTAATGGTGCGCGTGTTTCAAAAGGGAATTTTAAGCTAACTAATGCTAATGCAGGAGGTACTTATGCTGCGTATGAGCAATTATACCCATTGCTAAAAGAACAACATGGCCTTATTGAAGTCCCCAGTACTAAAAAATTGAGTAAAGTAACAATTCTGCTTGCACATTATTTAGAACAAGAGTTAGGAAGTTTTGGAGAGATAGGCTTCGATATTGGAATTGATGTTAATGGCCGAATTTGGATGCTTGAAGCAAACTCTAAACCATCTAAAAAGGTTAGTCCTAAATCAGTAGATATAAATGGAAACCCCCTTGTTGAAGTTATAAATAGTTTATACGAAGGCACTATGAAAAATGATACGGTATTACCTCAAGCGCTTGCTATTTTCAAATATGGTAAATTTCTCTCAGGTATTAATAGCAGCCAAGTTAATTTCAGTCATCACTAA
- a CDS encoding YheC/YheD family protein: MILGMFFDRRYFKRLCKGELQWKIVHFCEACARENVDILVFSPESIDWYDKKINGLTYNASSKVWNMNIYPFPDLIYDRATFTEKDKSIGKFVRERFIKDYYIPFINTKSYFNKWETHNILSKEPMFHKYLPKTQKYVHPFQISEFLSIYKSIYIKDSSGKLGKSIFKIQKADNELYCVKYQTNKENHSDVLPLEKVHTMLTSDKMPRRKIIIQQGIELARLNDCPFDIRCLVQKNRSMNWEVVDKSIRLALPESIVTNVSNGGQIKRFSEVVPLIFLNFIDISNEIDSLIIAASNYLEKTYGALGELGIDIALDSSGRIWLIEINGKPSKLCIYYSGNQELINKTCTNIVSYSKELFNIQK; encoded by the coding sequence ATGATTTTAGGAATGTTTTTTGACCGGAGATATTTTAAACGGCTATGTAAGGGAGAACTCCAGTGGAAAATAGTACATTTTTGTGAGGCTTGCGCTAGAGAAAATGTTGATATTCTGGTGTTTTCGCCAGAATCTATTGATTGGTATGATAAAAAAATAAATGGCTTGACTTATAACGCTTCAAGTAAAGTATGGAATATGAACATCTACCCTTTCCCAGATTTAATTTACGATCGTGCAACCTTCACTGAAAAAGATAAGTCTATAGGTAAATTTGTACGAGAGCGTTTTATAAAGGATTATTATATTCCTTTTATTAATACCAAATCTTATTTTAACAAGTGGGAAACTCATAATATATTATCTAAAGAACCAATGTTTCACAAGTATTTACCAAAAACTCAGAAATATGTTCATCCATTTCAGATATCAGAGTTTCTAAGTATATATAAATCAATTTATATAAAAGACTCTTCTGGAAAGCTTGGAAAAAGCATTTTTAAAATACAAAAGGCTGACAATGAATTATATTGTGTTAAGTACCAAACTAATAAAGAAAACCACTCCGATGTGCTGCCACTTGAGAAAGTCCACACAATGTTAACTTCAGATAAGATGCCTAGAAGAAAAATTATAATTCAACAAGGAATTGAATTGGCACGGCTAAATGATTGCCCCTTTGATATTAGATGCCTTGTACAGAAAAATAGGTCTATGAATTGGGAGGTCGTTGATAAGTCCATTCGCCTCGCCCTGCCTGAAAGCATAGTTACTAATGTTAGTAATGGCGGTCAAATAAAAAGGTTTTCTGAAGTTGTACCTCTTATTTTCTTAAATTTTATAGATATATCTAATGAAATAGATTCTCTTATAATTGCTGCATCCAACTATCTAGAGAAAACCTATGGTGCTTTAGGTGAATTAGGCATAGATATTGCTTTAGATTCTTCAGGCAGAATATGGCTGATAGAAATTAATGGCAAGCCTTCTAAGCTATGTATATACTATTCAGGAAACCAAGAGCTAATTAACAAAACCTGTACAAATATTGTAAGTTACTCAAAAGAATTATTTAATATTCAAAAGTAA
- a CDS encoding YheC/YheD family protein: MELIKVVYRESDLKNTCYLTQYQEKIYGLNSNENQINIKFGSLFQHVNKVIIDRNENLDTIYMSKDLASNILIPSNTLLQLKTGDDFIELGPLVGVFVNSKKVAALSEGRTDSVYECISSAADKLYGIVEFFSFGDIDWEKRLVKAKLFENTQWISRILPLPTIIYDRCFGSYGRGIALKFRDMLGSGYKVVNSFPKLGKLETITTLSKNSSLLGSIPETSIYRSSKDIERMMLRHPSVYLKPDALYKGKGVFRLSKAKDGGYKLEHRSDDKNDIVYISTLDYIDDFINDYSILGGGYLIQQEIYKASYHDYPFDFRLLYQKNWKGVWQPSGMSVRMGAPGSIITSPRSGGAVAEFTNVLQDTFNEDIYTENGIYEDVIRTGREVVETIEREFGDCVELGLDMTIDINRKVWIIEVNGKPLKVSLKWLNDKSLMTRCYCRPLEYAVFLSGFTSADTESGGI; this comes from the coding sequence ATGGAGCTAATCAAAGTAGTTTATCGTGAATCAGATCTAAAAAACACATGTTACCTCACACAATATCAAGAAAAAATATACGGTCTAAACTCTAATGAAAACCAAATAAACATTAAATTTGGATCGCTTTTTCAGCATGTAAATAAGGTTATTATTGATAGGAATGAGAATCTCGACACTATATATATGTCTAAAGATTTAGCGTCTAATATACTTATTCCTTCTAATACCTTACTGCAATTAAAAACAGGAGATGATTTCATAGAATTAGGGCCTTTAGTTGGGGTTTTTGTAAACTCTAAAAAAGTAGCAGCCTTAAGCGAAGGTAGAACAGATAGCGTTTACGAGTGCATTTCATCTGCTGCAGATAAATTATACGGTATAGTAGAGTTTTTTTCTTTTGGTGATATTGATTGGGAAAAAAGATTAGTAAAAGCCAAACTATTTGAGAACACACAGTGGATAAGCCGTATCCTTCCGTTACCTACTATAATCTATGACCGCTGCTTTGGAAGCTATGGACGTGGTATTGCATTAAAGTTCCGAGATATGTTGGGAAGCGGCTACAAAGTTGTAAATTCCTTTCCAAAGCTCGGTAAACTAGAGACTATTACCACATTAAGTAAAAATAGTAGTCTGTTAGGTTCTATTCCTGAAACGTCTATATATCGTTCAAGTAAAGATATAGAAAGAATGATGTTAAGGCATCCTAGTGTTTATTTAAAACCAGATGCACTTTATAAAGGAAAAGGAGTTTTCAGACTTAGCAAAGCTAAAGATGGTGGTTATAAGCTTGAGCATAGGTCAGATGATAAGAATGATATAGTATATATATCTACCTTAGATTATATCGATGATTTTATTAATGACTATTCTATTTTAGGGGGAGGATATTTAATACAGCAGGAAATATATAAAGCCTCATATCATGATTATCCTTTTGACTTTAGGCTTTTATACCAAAAGAATTGGAAAGGCGTTTGGCAGCCAAGTGGAATGTCAGTTCGAATGGGTGCTCCCGGTAGTATTATTACAAGCCCACGGAGCGGAGGAGCAGTTGCGGAGTTTACAAACGTTCTACAGGATACGTTTAATGAAGATATATATACTGAAAATGGTATTTATGAAGATGTTATACGTACTGGCCGAGAAGTTGTAGAAACAATTGAACGGGAATTTGGAGATTGTGTTGAACTTGGATTAGATATGACAATTGATATAAATCGAAAGGTGTGGATTATTGAGGTTAATGGGAAGCCATTAAAAGTGAGCTTAAAATGGCTTAATGATAAGTCGTTAATGACTCGATGCTATTGCAGACCATTGGAGTATGCTGTTTTTTTAAGCGGTTTTACCTCTGCTGATACCGAGTCAGGAGGCATTTGA
- a CDS encoding YheC/YheD family protein has protein sequence MKVCVKKLSFNNNENLCIIPKSIFDKLEMSTEEPYCINFGLSKETLSITLSDTEEENIYLSENIFNSLHLIEDIKLNIWKVSNNLFLGPVVGIFVNERRMNRFKNSTGYFVKQHIRAAISENCTGYFFSAYDIDWLGNRIKGLTYIPGLKSYACCWLPFPNISYDRATNRIRKERTAVISIRNKFRSNPDIKLINSPNPLGKWSSYEALSKYPEAKEHLPETIIYTCFEDVLSMLDKNNLMFLKSFYGTQGSEVLSIEKLELKYKLNYYKRGAKELIIDSLDELRSFISKFVRNKKFIIQQGLRLLTYNGRSLDIRMFLMKNETGNWESIFKGARIAKGNFLLTNIHAGGVYGFYEQLYPKLKRQYESVNLPSPKDLDDTSIKLVSCLEKEFGPYGELGVDIGVDIHGKIWFIEANITPGKRLSPFSVDINGRRTKKVIVQLYKGSMKHKKILPQAIGIFKYAKFLTGTNEV, from the coding sequence ATGAAAGTTTGTGTAAAAAAACTTTCTTTTAATAATAATGAAAATTTATGTATAATTCCTAAAAGCATATTTGACAAGCTTGAAATGTCTACTGAAGAACCATATTGCATTAACTTTGGTTTATCAAAAGAAACCTTATCAATAACTTTGTCCGATACTGAAGAAGAAAACATATATTTATCTGAAAATATATTTAATAGCCTTCATCTCATTGAAGATATAAAGCTTAATATATGGAAAGTTAGCAACAACTTATTTTTAGGCCCTGTAGTTGGTATATTTGTCAATGAACGAAGAATGAACCGCTTTAAAAATAGTACAGGCTATTTTGTAAAACAACACATTCGCGCTGCAATATCTGAAAATTGTACTGGCTATTTTTTCTCAGCCTATGATATTGATTGGTTAGGAAACAGGATTAAAGGATTGACGTATATTCCAGGATTAAAAAGTTATGCTTGTTGTTGGCTTCCCTTTCCAAATATTTCCTATGATAGAGCTACAAATCGTATAAGAAAAGAAAGAACAGCTGTAATAAGCATTAGGAATAAATTCAGATCAAATCCCGATATAAAACTAATAAATAGCCCCAATCCACTTGGTAAATGGAGCTCCTATGAGGCTCTTTCTAAATACCCCGAAGCAAAAGAACATTTACCAGAGACTATTATCTACACATGCTTTGAAGATGTACTTAGTATGTTAGACAAAAATAATTTAATGTTTCTAAAATCCTTCTATGGAACACAAGGCAGCGAAGTTCTATCAATAGAAAAGCTTGAATTAAAATATAAGCTTAACTATTATAAACGAGGTGCTAAAGAACTCATAATAGACAGTTTAGATGAACTAAGGAGTTTTATATCTAAGTTTGTTCGTAATAAGAAATTTATAATTCAACAGGGATTAAGGCTACTAACCTATAACGGACGTAGTCTTGATATACGAATGTTTCTTATGAAAAATGAAACTGGTAACTGGGAATCTATTTTCAAAGGTGCACGAATTGCTAAAGGAAATTTTTTGCTAACTAATATTCATGCTGGAGGAGTTTATGGCTTCTATGAACAGTTATACCCAAAATTAAAGCGGCAATACGAATCTGTAAATCTTCCTAGTCCTAAAGACTTAGATGATACAAGTATAAAACTAGTAAGCTGTCTTGAAAAGGAATTTGGTCCTTACGGTGAGTTAGGTGTTGACATAGGTGTTGATATCCACGGGAAAATATGGTTTATTGAAGCTAATATAACTCCAGGAAAGAGACTTAGCCCTTTTTCAGTAGATATAAATGGAAGGCGAACAAAAAAAGTAATAGTTCAATTATACAAAGGTTCTATGAAACACAAGAAAATACTGCCACAAGCTATCGGAATATTTAAGTATGCCAAGTTTCTAACAGGCACAAATGAAGTTTAG